In Buchnera aphidicola (Kaburagia rhusicola ensigallis), the following are encoded in one genomic region:
- the nuoC gene encoding NADH-quinone oxidoreductase subunit C/D — translation MKKNISEKASNTIQNIPRDYVYNDIVKELFKFFGRNQFVLQSTLIGIPVLWISSSMLLKIGKFLLSIQNPYTTLFDLHGVDERCRSYRQTLPLADFSVFYHFISFSRNDDVMFKIALFNNKLNLPTLTKLYSNANWYERETWDMFGIVFDNHPNLTRIIMPRNWNGHPLRKDYPCRATEFDFFTLNQYKEDREMDALRFRPEEWGMKKENKNSNYMFLNLGPNHPSAHGVFRIVLQLDGEKIIDCVPDIGYHHRGAEKIGERQTWHSYIPYTDRIEYLGGCVNEMPYVLAVEKLAGIIVPKKVEVIRVMLSELFRINSHLLYISTFIQDVGAMTPVFLAFTDRQKIYDIIEAITGARMHPAWFRIGGVAHDLPKGWNKLLKQFLDWIPKRLIKYTNSALKNSILISRSKGVAQYGQYEALKWGITGSGLRATGLDFDVRKKRPYSGYHNFEFEIPIGNGISDCYSRVMLKIEEIWQSLNILKQCLNNMPEGSFKADHPLTTPPPKEHMLQHIETMITHFLQVSWGPILPPNESFQMIEATKGINSYYLISDGNTISYRTRIRTPSFPHLQQIPSVIRGSLISDLIVYLGSIDFVMSDVDR, via the coding sequence ATGAAAAAAAACATTTCAGAAAAAGCTAGTAATACGATTCAAAACATTCCTCGCGATTATGTTTATAACGATATTGTGAAAGAATTGTTTAAGTTTTTTGGACGAAATCAATTTGTACTTCAATCTACTTTAATAGGAATACCTGTGTTGTGGATTAGTAGTAGCATGTTATTAAAAATTGGTAAGTTTTTACTCAGCATCCAAAATCCATATACGACTTTATTTGACTTACACGGTGTAGATGAAAGATGTCGTTCTTATCGTCAAACATTGCCATTAGCTGATTTTTCAGTATTTTATCATTTTATATCTTTTTCTCGAAATGATGATGTGATGTTTAAAATTGCGTTATTTAATAATAAACTTAATTTGCCTACGTTAACTAAATTGTATTCAAATGCTAATTGGTATGAGCGTGAAACATGGGACATGTTTGGAATAGTTTTTGATAACCATCCGAATTTAACCAGAATTATTATGCCAAGGAATTGGAATGGTCATCCGTTGCGAAAAGATTATCCATGCAGAGCTACTGAATTTGATTTTTTTACTTTAAATCAATATAAAGAAGATAGAGAAATGGATGCATTGCGATTTCGTCCAGAAGAGTGGGGAATGAAAAAAGAAAATAAAAACAGTAATTATATGTTTTTAAATCTAGGTCCAAATCATCCCTCTGCGCATGGAGTTTTTCGTATTGTTTTACAATTAGACGGAGAAAAGATTATAGATTGTGTACCAGATATTGGGTATCACCATCGCGGAGCCGAAAAAATAGGGGAACGCCAAACTTGGCACAGTTATATTCCATATACTGATCGTATTGAATATTTAGGCGGATGCGTTAATGAAATGCCTTATGTATTAGCAGTGGAAAAATTAGCAGGTATTATAGTACCAAAAAAAGTAGAAGTTATTCGTGTTATGTTATCAGAATTATTTAGAATCAATAGTCATTTATTGTATATTTCCACTTTTATTCAAGATGTTGGAGCTATGACTCCTGTTTTTTTAGCTTTTACTGATCGTCAAAAGATTTACGATATTATTGAAGCTATTACTGGTGCTCGTATGCATCCAGCATGGTTTAGAATTGGAGGAGTAGCTCATGATCTACCTAAAGGATGGAATAAATTATTAAAACAGTTTCTTGATTGGATTCCAAAAAGATTAATTAAATATACTAATTCTGCATTGAAAAATAGTATTTTAATTAGCCGATCGAAGGGCGTAGCGCAATATGGTCAATACGAAGCTTTAAAATGGGGCATTACAGGATCTGGATTACGTGCTACTGGTTTAGATTTTGACGTGAGAAAGAAACGGCCTTATTCAGGTTATCATAATTTTGAATTTGAAATACCAATAGGAAATGGAATTAGTGATTGTTATTCTCGAGTTATGTTAAAAATAGAAGAAATCTGGCAAAGTCTTAATATTTTAAAACAATGTTTAAATAATATGCCAGAAGGTTCTTTTAAGGCTGATCATCCATTAACTACTCCTCCTCCTAAAGAACACATGCTGCAACATATTGAAACTATGATCACTCATTTTTTACAAGTTTCTTGGGGTCCGATACTTCCTCCTAATGAAAGTTTTCAAATGATTGAAGCAACTAAAGGAATTAATAGTTATTATTTGATTAGTGATGGTAACACTATAAGTTATAGAACTAGAATACGAACACCTAGTTTTCCTCATTTACAACAGATACCGTCAGTTATTCGTGGGAGCTTAATATCAGATTTAATAGTTTATTTAGGTAGTATCGATTTTGTTATGTCTGATGTTGATCGTTGA
- the nuoE gene encoding NADH-quinone oxidoreductase subunit NuoE gives MLSKEEEIDILKSKSNYEDAQSSSIEALKIVQKSRGWVSKQAIREISKVLKIPESNLEEVATFYSQIFRKPVGRNIIRYCDSVVCYMYGCEDIKSCLENALNISIGGTTKDFRFTLLPICCLGNCDNAPTIMINDNTYSRLSLKQVVELLELYK, from the coding sequence ATGTTAAGTAAGGAAGAAGAAATAGACATTTTAAAAAGTAAGAGCAATTATGAAGATGCTCAATCTAGTTCTATAGAAGCATTAAAAATTGTTCAAAAAAGCAGAGGTTGGGTGTCAAAACAAGCTATTCGTGAAATTTCAAAAGTACTTAAAATACCTGAAAGTAATTTAGAAGAAGTTGCTACATTTTATAGTCAGATTTTCAGAAAGCCAGTTGGAAGAAATATAATACGTTATTGCGATAGTGTAGTTTGTTACATGTATGGTTGTGAAGATATTAAATCGTGTTTAGAAAATGCTTTAAACATTTCTATTGGTGGAACTACAAAAGATTTCCGTTTTACTTTATTACCAATATGTTGTTTAGGAAATTGTGATAACGCTCCTACTATAATGATTAATGATAACACTTATTCTCGTTTAAGTTTAAAACAAGTAGTAGAATTATTGGAATTATATAAGTGA
- the nuoF gene encoding NADH-quinone oxidoreductase subunit NuoF produces the protein MKRILRTSETHPLTWWLNEKEDVVWIKEYKKNGGYLAFEKALKTMQPVDIISIVQESGLKGRGGAGFPTGIKWSLMPKKSSFDVRYLLCNADEMEPGTYKDKFLMEKIPHQLIEGILISSLALNVSKSYIFLRCEYVQAERILKKAIFEATQYGYIGSNVLKSGLNFEIFLHSGAGRYICGEETALINSLEGKRANPKYKPPFPAYVGAWGKPTCINNVETLSNIPSIILHGTKWYKNLSKSIDSGTKMMGFSGKVKNPGLWELPFGITAREILEDYAGGMNNGLNLKAWQPGGASTELLTFKHIDLPMNFSTIQNAGSRLGTALAMAIDDTVNIVSLVRNIEEFFSRESCGWCTPCRDGLPWIVSILKSLEVHQGHENDMDILEELCCKLGPGKTFCAHAPGAVSPLKSAIKYFRSEFESGIKKTSIINISSI, from the coding sequence GTGAAAAGAATATTACGTACTTCAGAAACTCATCCATTAACTTGGTGGTTAAATGAAAAAGAAGATGTAGTGTGGATTAAAGAATATAAAAAAAATGGTGGTTATCTGGCTTTTGAGAAGGCACTTAAAACTATGCAACCTGTAGATATTATAAGTATAGTGCAAGAGTCAGGATTAAAAGGGCGTGGTGGAGCAGGTTTTCCTACAGGAATAAAGTGGAGTTTAATGCCTAAAAAAAGTAGTTTTGATGTTCGTTATTTATTATGTAATGCAGATGAAATGGAACCAGGAACGTATAAAGATAAATTTTTAATGGAAAAAATTCCTCATCAATTAATAGAAGGTATTTTAATTAGCTCTTTAGCTCTTAACGTTAGTAAAAGTTATATATTTTTGAGATGCGAATATGTTCAAGCTGAACGCATTTTAAAAAAAGCTATTTTTGAAGCCACCCAGTACGGATATATAGGAAGTAATGTATTGAAATCTGGCCTAAACTTTGAAATTTTTTTGCATAGTGGTGCTGGTCGTTATATTTGCGGAGAAGAAACTGCGTTAATTAATTCTTTAGAAGGTAAACGTGCTAATCCGAAATATAAACCCCCATTTCCTGCTTATGTTGGAGCTTGGGGGAAACCCACTTGCATAAATAATGTAGAAACATTATCTAATATACCATCTATTATTTTGCATGGAACAAAATGGTATAAAAATTTGTCAAAAAGTATCGATTCTGGTACTAAAATGATGGGATTTTCAGGAAAAGTTAAAAATCCTGGATTATGGGAGTTACCTTTTGGAATTACGGCGCGTGAAATATTAGAAGACTATGCTGGTGGCATGAATAATGGACTTAATTTGAAAGCATGGCAACCAGGAGGAGCGAGTACAGAATTATTAACGTTTAAACATATTGATTTGCCAATGAATTTTTCTACTATTCAAAACGCAGGTAGTCGATTAGGAACTGCTTTAGCTATGGCAATTGATGATACTGTGAATATAGTTTCTTTAGTAAGAAACATCGAAGAATTTTTTTCTCGCGAATCGTGTGGATGGTGTACTCCATGTCGTGATGGTTTGCCTTGGATTGTTTCTATTTTAAAATCTTTAGAAGTTCATCAAGGTCATGAAAATGATATGGATATTTTAGAAGAGTTATGCTGTAAATTAGGTCCGGGAAAAACATTTTGCGCGCATGCACCAGGAGCTGTTTCACCATTAAAAAGTGCTATCAAATATTTTCGATCAGAATTTGAAAGTGGTATTAAAAAAACATCAATCATTAATATCTCATCTATTTAA